GTGCCCAGATAATAGCCGTCACCCGCAATTTATCGCCGCTAACCTCGGCGATGCCGCCATGCAGCGCTATAATAGCCGCCTACCGATTGTGGTGTATGTGCCACAAGGCGTGGACGTGAAATACCGTATTTGGGAAGCGGGCGAAGAAGTCAGAAACGCAGTGGTGAAATAGTCGCTCATAACGCAAGATTAAAATAGGCGGATAATGGGGCAGTCTAGTGGGCGTATAAACCTATACAACGTCTAAATTGGACATAAAAGGCACCGATTAATTTTGGTGCCTTTTTTATTAAGGCCGAGTTGCTTTCACTACAAAATCTCAATCACTTCCAGCCAGCCGTGTTGCCCACAAACAGGGCGACCTTTTAGCCAACGGCGCAACATATCCAACGCCAGCATGGCACTGCTCTCCTGACGAACCCGTAACCCGTGGCGACTCGCCTGATAACGAATCGTCTGGGCAAATGTTCCCTCAGGTGTGTGCAAGGCGACACTCAAACAATCATTTTGCATCGCACTCACTGCGAGCACCAATTGCGCCCCACACAACATCGATAATGATTGCGCGCGGCTGGCCACCTCAGTCAATGGCTCCTGACAGTGCGCAGGTAGCAGTTCGCCGCCCACCAGCGGCACAGCCGCGCTCTGTAACTGCCAATGCATCAACCCGCCAGTAAATTGCTCGCTCACGGCCAGCAGCAAGCCACGTTGCGTTAATTGCTCCGCTAACCATGCCGGTAAACCCTGAGTGCCTTCAAATATCGCGCTGTCACCCACAATCTCCCTAACCTGTTGCCACACCTGTTCCATCTCGGACTTCGCCGACGCAGGGCCAGTCAGCTTCAGTTCAATAATAGGAGCAGATGAACGATAACCGATTACCGCGCCTTCAGGCAGCGGTAGCGGCTCAAGCTCGAGCGCTAAGTCACTTTCTGACCGACCAAAAGTCGTCATACGTAAGCATAAAGGAGGCTCAGCCACATCAAAGTGTTGATGCAAACGCGGCATGATCTGTTGCTCTACCATCACTTTGAATTCTGACGGCACGCCTGGGGTGAAAAACATCAGGCATTTATTTAGCTTTAATGCGAATCCACAAGCCGTACCGACGGGGTTATCCAGCATTTCTGCATTGGCTGGAATATGAGCCTGCTTGCGGTTAGTCGATGACATCACCCGGCCACGTTCCTGAAAGAAGGCCTCCATGCGTGCAATCCACTCTGGATGCTCAATCAGCTCGGTGCCCGCAGCACGCGCCGCGGCTAAAGCGCTCAGGTCATCACTGGTTGGCCCAAGCCCACCGTTCACAATCAATACATCGGCAACTTGGCTCCGTTCTGTTAGCACCTCGATCAGTGCTGAGAGTGAATCACCCACGGTTTCCCGACTGCTGATTGGCAATCCCTGATTAAATAAGTAATCCGCCAACCACGCCGCGTTAGTATCAATAATCTGCCCATGCAGCACTTCATCTCCGGTACTCAACATCTCAACTCTAATCATTTTTTTCTCCGTTGATCCCCATAAGAACCACTTTATGAATCCCAACCTCTAAACACAATCATTTCCCGTCAGGCGGAATAAATAACCACATCAAAGATGCTATTTTACCCTGCCAAAAATTCGTAACGATATCTTTACATAAGTCGTAACGGTGATTTGACACAAACAGGCCAATCCACTACCCTGCTGCACTCAATAATTCCAATAAAATGTTATGTAGTAGAGGAAAGCGTGAAGAATCGCACTCTGGGCAGTATATTTATCGTTGCAGGCACGACGATTGGTGCAGGAATGTTAGCGATGCCGTTGGCGGCCGCAGGTGTGGGTTTTGGTGTCACCCTTGCGATGCTAATTTCTCTTTGGATATTAATGTGTTACACCGCTTTATTGTTGGTTGAAGTTTATCAACATGAGGCGGCAGATACGGGGCTTGGCACCCTAGCGAAGCGCTATCTTGGCAATCGGGGGCAGTGGCTCACCGGTTTCAGCATGATGTTTTTGATGTATGCACTCACTGCCGCCTATATCAGCGGTGCAGGTGAGTTATTGGCAACCAGTATCAGTCAATGGACGCAACAGTCATTCCCCACCTCGCTCGGGGTATTGCTGTTCACGGTAGTGGCCGGCGGCGTCGTTTGCATCGGCACCCATTCAGTCGACCTTTTCAATCGCATCTTATTTAGCGCCAAAATTATCTTCTTGATTGCGATGTTGGCTCTGATGATGCCACACATTGAAAAGACCAATTTATTAACGCTGCCGCTGGAGCAAGGGCTGGCGCTGTCTGCCATACCCGTTATTTTTACCTCATTTGGCTTCCATGGCAGTGTGCCGAGCATCGTCAATTATATGGGCGGCAATATCCGTAAGCTACGTTGGGTGTTTATCATCGGCAGTGCAATCCCACTGATTGCTTATATCTTCTGGCAGTTGACCACGCTAGGAGCGATATCGTCTCATACCTTTGTCGGGATCCTAGCCCAACAAGCGGGGCTAAACGGTTTATTGCAAGCTGTGCGCGATGTTGTCGCCTCGCCCCACGTTGAGTTAGCCGTTCACCTCTTTGCTGACTTAGCGCTCGCGACCTCGTTTCTGGGGGTGGCATTGGGGCTGTTTGATTATCTGGCCGATTTGTTTAAGCGCCGTAACTCAGTCCGTGGCCGCCTACAAACGGGTGTGATTACATTTACACCTCCCCTGCTATTTGCGCTGTTCTACCCTCGCGGTTTTATTATGGCGCTGGGGTTTGCCGCCGTTGCGTTGTCGGTTTTAGCCTTAATTCTGCCGGCAATGCTGGCGTGGAAAGCCCGTAAAATCCATCAAGGTCATTATCGTGTCTGGGGTGGGAAACCTGCACTGGCGGCGGTATTTGCTTGCGGTGTGGTGGTGATTGGCATTCAGGTCGGTATTGTCACCGGCGCATTACCGGCAGTCGGATAGTTAAATAGTTAAATCGGTTTTCATCAATAATAAGGGCGCCTCTAGAGCGCCCTTATTCATTCATCAGAAACTATCTGGCATGTTCATCTAACGTTATTAGCGCCGCTAACTCCCCACGCAGCCAAGGCAATCATTAGAAGTTTAAGCCCGCGCCGATGTAAACCCCATCTGCGACACGGTTATCGCGTTTGCCGTCTTTGCCTTCCATATTGATATAGCGGTAGCCGACATCAACAGTCAGTGGACGGAAAACATTCCAGCGCACGCCGCCGTTAGCTTCGCTATAGGATTTCATGCCACTGGTTAGCTCTTCTGGTGAGAAATAGCCTTCACCATACAGGGTGAAAGATTTGTTGATTGGGTACGTTA
The window above is part of the Yersinia massiliensis genome. Proteins encoded here:
- the tyrP gene encoding tyrosine transporter TyrP → MKNRTLGSIFIVAGTTIGAGMLAMPLAAAGVGFGVTLAMLISLWILMCYTALLLVEVYQHEAADTGLGTLAKRYLGNRGQWLTGFSMMFLMYALTAAYISGAGELLATSISQWTQQSFPTSLGVLLFTVVAGGVVCIGTHSVDLFNRILFSAKIIFLIAMLALMMPHIEKTNLLTLPLEQGLALSAIPVIFTSFGFHGSVPSIVNYMGGNIRKLRWVFIIGSAIPLIAYIFWQLTTLGAISSHTFVGILAQQAGLNGLLQAVRDVVASPHVELAVHLFADLALATSFLGVALGLFDYLADLFKRRNSVRGRLQTGVITFTPPLLFALFYPRGFIMALGFAAVALSVLALILPAMLAWKARKIHQGHYRVWGGKPALAAVFACGVVVIGIQVGIVTGALPAVG
- a CDS encoding nicotinamide mononucleotide deamidase-related protein YfaY, whose amino-acid sequence is MIRVEMLSTGDEVLHGQIIDTNAAWLADYLFNQGLPISSRETVGDSLSALIEVLTERSQVADVLIVNGGLGPTSDDLSALAAARAAGTELIEHPEWIARMEAFFQERGRVMSSTNRKQAHIPANAEMLDNPVGTACGFALKLNKCLMFFTPGVPSEFKVMVEQQIMPRLHQHFDVAEPPLCLRMTTFGRSESDLALELEPLPLPEGAVIGYRSSAPIIELKLTGPASAKSEMEQVWQQVREIVGDSAIFEGTQGLPAWLAEQLTQRGLLLAVSEQFTGGLMHWQLQSAAVPLVGGELLPAHCQEPLTEVASRAQSLSMLCGAQLVLAVSAMQNDCLSVALHTPEGTFAQTIRYQASRHGLRVRQESSAMLALDMLRRWLKGRPVCGQHGWLEVIEIL